One segment of Triticum aestivum cultivar Chinese Spring chromosome 2A, IWGSC CS RefSeq v2.1, whole genome shotgun sequence DNA contains the following:
- the LOC123185600 gene encoding heavy metal-associated isoprenylated plant protein 16-like yields the protein MKQKIVIQLSMSCDKRRSKALTLAARAAGVTSMGITGDARDQLEVVGDGVDSVCLVSCLRKKLGHAQIIKVEEVKKPEEKKKDEPKPEPVHPPPYFFYPPSCSYYPHQYPLYF from the exons ATGAAG CAAAAGATTGTCATCCAGTTGAGCATGTCGTGCGACAAACGCCGGTCCAAAGCACTGACGCTTGCCGCGAGAGCTGCCGGGGTGACGTCCATGGGGATAACCGGCGACGCGAGGGACCAGCTGGAGGTGGTCGGCGACGGCGTCGACTCGGTGTGCCTCGTCAGCTGCCTCCGCAAGAAGCTCGGCCACGCCCAAATCATCAAGGtggaggaagtgaagaagccggaggagaagaagaaggatgaGCCGAAGCCAGAGCCCGTGCACCCGCCGCCCTACTTCTTCTACCCGCCCAGCTGCTCCTACTACCCCCACCAGTACCCGCTCTACTTCTGA
- the LOC123185601 gene encoding heavy metal-associated isoprenylated plant protein 16 has translation MKQKIVIQLSISCDKRRSKALTLAARAAGVTSMGITGDARDQLEVVGDGVDPVCLVSCLRKKLGHAQIIKVEEVKKPEEKKEEPKPAVPVPGNPPPCYYPPSYYHHQYQAPHMVVCEEQPGNCRTM, from the exons ATGAAG CAAAAGATTGTCATCCAGTTGAGCATATCATGTGACAAGCGCCGGTCCAAAGCACTGACGCTAGCcgccagagcagccggggtgacGTCCATGGGGATAACCGGCGACGCGAGGGACCAGCTGGAGGTGGTCGGCGACGGCGTCGACCCAGTGTGCCTCGTCAGCTGCCTCCGCAAGAAGCTCGGCCACGCCCAAATCATCAAGGTGGAGGAGGTGAAGAagccggaggagaagaaggaggaaccGAAGCCGGCCGTGCCCGTGCCTGGGAACCCGCCGCCGTGCTACTACCCGCCCAGCTACTACCACCACCAGTATCAGGCGCCGCACATGGTAGTCTGCGAAGAACAGCCCGGGAACTGCCGGACCATGTAA